The Urbifossiella limnaea genome has a window encoding:
- a CDS encoding glycosyltransferase family 87 protein has product MLPRTAVTFAALWVTSSFALRESRAHGDDLVQDYVSARALRDGLSPYLPLDDLRDRAGLPPRPGHVLVTHNPHPPGAVLLTVPFAAADFGMALDRVRLLQLAALAVAWALCFRLAAPPLSGWAWALVGGAFGLWAPVWQGLDWGQPVGVLALAAAGIWQLGRSGRPLAFGFVLGFACTVRPFFALSCVVAMKWTRREQLAAFAGALVGGLVPFALAGTPPWEWYRLASAAGAYAAECGSLPGVLGLGTTAGVGLYAAAAVVLAYLRWKGLAADSTLALAAVAAMLTYPLAWFQYDVSLIPVVAWVAVTAHRANSRFALVALTLFVAARAVPDVIPDTGGWADAVGHVKGWVQVAARAVLLAAVIRCANAPS; this is encoded by the coding sequence ATGCTGCCGCGCACGGCCGTCACATTCGCCGCGTTGTGGGTCACGTCCTCGTTCGCCCTGCGCGAGTCGCGTGCCCACGGCGACGACCTCGTACAAGACTACGTCTCGGCCCGCGCCCTCCGCGACGGGCTTTCGCCGTACCTCCCGCTCGACGACCTCCGCGACCGCGCCGGCCTACCGCCGCGGCCGGGGCACGTCCTCGTTACGCACAACCCGCACCCGCCCGGGGCCGTCCTTCTGACCGTCCCGTTCGCGGCGGCCGATTTCGGAATGGCGCTCGACCGGGTGAGACTCCTGCAACTCGCGGCGTTGGCGGTCGCGTGGGCGCTGTGCTTCCGGCTGGCCGCGCCGCCGCTGTCGGGGTGGGCGTGGGCGCTGGTCGGCGGCGCGTTCGGGCTGTGGGCGCCGGTGTGGCAGGGGCTCGACTGGGGGCAACCGGTCGGCGTGCTCGCGCTGGCCGCGGCGGGAATTTGGCAACTCGGGCGAAGTGGGCGGCCGCTCGCGTTCGGCTTCGTCCTCGGGTTCGCCTGCACCGTGCGGCCGTTCTTCGCACTCAGCTGCGTCGTGGCCATGAAGTGGACGCGGCGCGAACAACTCGCCGCCTTCGCCGGCGCGCTCGTCGGCGGGCTGGTGCCCTTTGCGCTGGCCGGCACGCCGCCGTGGGAGTGGTATCGCCTGGCGTCGGCGGCGGGGGCGTATGCCGCCGAGTGCGGGTCGCTGCCAGGCGTCCTCGGGCTTGGCACCACGGCCGGCGTGGGACTGTACGCCGCGGCCGCAGTCGTTCTCGCATACCTGCGGTGGAAGGGACTCGCAGCCGATTCCACGCTCGCGCTGGCGGCAGTCGCGGCGATGCTGACGTACCCGCTGGCGTGGTTCCAGTACGACGTGAGCCTCATCCCGGTCGTGGCGTGGGTCGCCGTCACGGCCCACCGTGCGAACAGCCGCTTCGCCCTCGTGGCGCTGACGCTGTTCGTCGCGGCGCGGGCGGTGCCGGACGTCATCCCCGACACCGGCGGCTGGGCCGACGCCGTCGGTCACGTCAAAGGGTGGGTGCAGGTGGCGGCGCGGGCGGTGCTGTTGGCCGCGGTCATCCGCTGTGCGAATGCACCTTCTTGA
- a CDS encoding thiamine pyrophosphate-binding protein: MTGVDAFLELLHGAGVTHLFGNPGTTELPLNAALARDRRVRYVLGLHECPVVAAADGYATAGGRLAVVNLHTSCGLGNAMGMLVNAKAAGSPLLVTAGQQDTRHLFEEPVLAGPLVDMARPLVKYAAEVGRVADLPNATRRAIQAALTPPTGPVFLSLPLDVQTALADGLDLSPPWSVDRHIRPARTPLQQAATLLANAANPVILAGSRVTESGGCRELVSLAETLGVPVFNEQNTSRGRFPIPTDHPLYAGPVPLWNPDIPTALAGFDVAFVVGMNLLRLYIRQEPLRPLPPGLKLIHLDNDPAEIGKNYPVEVGLLGDPKAGLAELVYEIDRRLTPDAAAAAGERGRAHAARLAAARDDFRAAVDAQLAGRPLAGSAVMGAVARVLPADAAVVEECPTTHGNVLERLGAVRDPAGYFGHRGWALGWGIGCAIGVKLAWPDRPVLAVLGDGSTAFGMQGLWTAAREGLPVVFVVANNRRYHILEVCGDRLGLSALAHGPGFTLGDPPIDFVGLSRALGVEAHSVERADELSDRVRAGLTGDRPVLLEVPVG, from the coding sequence ATGACCGGCGTCGATGCCTTTCTCGAACTGCTGCACGGGGCCGGCGTCACGCACCTGTTCGGCAACCCGGGCACGACCGAACTGCCGCTGAACGCCGCCCTGGCACGCGACCGCCGCGTCCGCTACGTCCTCGGCCTGCACGAGTGCCCGGTAGTGGCCGCGGCCGACGGCTACGCGACCGCCGGCGGCCGCCTCGCGGTCGTGAACCTGCATACCAGCTGTGGCCTCGGCAACGCGATGGGGATGCTCGTCAACGCGAAGGCCGCCGGCTCGCCACTGCTGGTCACGGCCGGGCAGCAGGACACGCGCCACCTCTTCGAAGAACCCGTGCTCGCCGGTCCACTCGTGGACATGGCCCGGCCGCTGGTGAAGTACGCCGCCGAGGTCGGCCGCGTCGCAGACCTGCCGAACGCGACGCGCCGCGCGATCCAGGCCGCACTCACGCCGCCGACCGGGCCGGTGTTCCTGTCGCTACCGCTCGACGTGCAGACCGCCCTCGCCGACGGCCTCGACCTGTCGCCGCCGTGGTCCGTCGATCGGCACATCCGCCCGGCCCGCACGCCGCTGCAACAAGCGGCCACGCTGCTGGCGAATGCCGCGAACCCGGTCATCCTCGCCGGCAGCCGGGTGACCGAGTCCGGCGGCTGCCGCGAACTCGTATCGCTGGCCGAGACGCTCGGCGTCCCGGTGTTCAACGAGCAGAACACGTCGCGCGGCCGCTTCCCGATCCCGACCGACCACCCGCTGTACGCCGGCCCGGTGCCGTTGTGGAACCCGGACATCCCGACGGCACTGGCCGGGTTCGACGTGGCGTTCGTGGTCGGCATGAACCTGCTGCGGCTGTACATCCGCCAGGAGCCGCTCCGCCCGCTGCCGCCGGGGTTGAAGCTGATTCACCTCGACAACGACCCTGCCGAGATCGGCAAGAACTACCCCGTGGAAGTGGGCCTGCTCGGCGACCCGAAGGCCGGGCTGGCCGAACTCGTGTACGAGATCGACCGCCGGCTGACGCCCGACGCCGCGGCCGCTGCCGGAGAACGCGGCCGCGCCCACGCCGCGCGGCTGGCCGCGGCGCGGGATGACTTCCGGGCCGCGGTCGATGCGCAACTGGCCGGCCGCCCGCTGGCGGGCTCCGCGGTGATGGGTGCCGTCGCCCGCGTGCTGCCGGCGGACGCGGCCGTGGTCGAGGAGTGCCCGACGACGCACGGCAACGTTCTCGAACGCCTCGGCGCCGTGCGCGACCCGGCCGGCTACTTCGGCCACCGCGGGTGGGCCTTAGGCTGGGGCATCGGATGCGCGATCGGCGTGAAGCTGGCGTGGCCCGACCGCCCGGTGTTGGCTGTACTCGGCGACGGTTCGACGGCGTTCGGGATGCAGGGACTGTGGACCGCAGCGCGAGAGGGATTGCCGGTCGTGTTCGTGGTGGCGAACAACCGCCGCTATCACATCCTGGAAGTGTGTGGCGACCGCCTTGGCCTCTCCGCTCTGGCGCACGGCCCCGGCTTCACACTCGGCGACCCACCGATCGACTTCGTCGGCCTGTCGCGGGCGCTGGGAGTAGAGGCGCACTCGGTGGAGCGCGCGGACGAACTGAGCGACCGGGTGCGGGCGGGATTGACGGGTGATCGGCCGGTGTTGCTGGAGGTGCCGGTGGGGTGA